The following DNA comes from Triticum aestivum cultivar Chinese Spring chromosome 3D, IWGSC CS RefSeq v2.1, whole genome shotgun sequence.
GGAAGTTGCACTGCAAGATTCAACTCAAAGGAATACTTCCATGGGAAAAATGTTTCCTTATCGATAGAGCTATCTTTTTTTCTCTTGCTGGTCTAGTGATAGTTTCTTCCAAGACCTTCAGCTGTAAACAATGTCTGAAAACAGCTGAAGCAGTTTTATAAACGAGCAGTAAGACATGTACATTTTTTTGTCTTTCATGACGCCTTGGTGATACTATCATCACTCAATTTCATCAAGCTGTAAGCTTACCACTTTTATGACAGTTTTAGAATTACCACTTTGTAACAAATGTAAAATGAAATTTCATGTTTTTTTTATAATTAAAAACTAGTTGAATCAATAGGAACAGCACCTGGGTTCAGAAATAGGAATCGATTTCTTTGGGAAACAGTAGAAACAGCACCTGGGTTCAGAAATAGAAACCGATTTCTTTGGGAAACAGTAAAAACAGTTgtttagtttataaaaggaaaACAGCAGGTACGGCAAAACAGTGGAACAAATTTTTAAAACAGCGAAACAGCAGGTACAGCGAAACAGTGGAACAGCTTCACGAAGTAGGAACAGCGAAACGGTAGAAACAGTTCAAACTCAGGGAAACGCGCGCCTCGCGGCCGACAAAGCCCGCCAATCAGCTGCTTTTGTGCGAAGCCACACCTAGTTGACGCAGAATGCGTCACATAGGAGCTCTCGGAGCTCTCCTCGCTGAATGCGAGATATAGCTCCCGCGCGAATATCCTGATATGAAAGGTATGCTGGACCTTGATGGGCCAAATTTAGACGCAGGCTTGGCAGAAGGAAATCACACCACAGCGATTTGAGTTTCTCAAAAAACAAAACAGCTATTTGAAGATAAGGCAGCAGCAAAAGCAACATCCTCTTGGTCGCATACCTTCTGTCGCGGAAGCTCCCACGCTGGATCGCGCATGGACGCCGGCGAGCTGGAGGTCTTCGACGCCGGCCGTTGCACCGACGGATATCAGCTGGGCCTCGCCGTGGGGCAGCGATTCAGCGAGACGATCAGGAGCAGGATGCAAGTGGACCTCTTCCTGCAGGAGCAGCTGCTGCCGTTCGCGTCCACGGCGGCGGGCAAGCAGCTCCTCGCCGCTCTCCAGGCCACCAACAGGGAGAGGTACCCCCGGTACTGGGACGAGCTGGTGGGCATGGCGGACGGCAGTGGGGTTCCTCTCCTGCACGTAAAGATTCTCCTTCTCATCAACTTCCCCCGGCCGTCGGCGACGTGGGAGTTTTCGTTGAGCATTACTGAATGTGCGTGCTGAGCAGGTGATTCTGGTCAACCTGAGGAAGGAGATTCGTCCGTTCATCCCAAAGAAGGACCACGAacggagagaggaggaggacgacgactgctcCGACATCCTGATGGTGAGCGAGTCGACGGCGTTCGCGGCGCACAACGAAGACGCCAACGTCGCGCTGCTCGGCCACACGTACGTACTGGTCGCCTTGCTCGTTCTCCGTGTCCGATCGATCGTCGCGTGCACAGCTGATCCTGCGTTCCTGCCTTCTCCGGTCCAGCTACGTGGTGAAGGCGACGTCGCCGGACGGCGCATCCTCCTTCACCGCCTACACCTACGCCGGCGAGCTCCCGACCTGCGCCTTCGGGTTCAACAGCAACGGAGTGGTACGTGTACTGTACGCCCCCCTCAGACCAGCCAGACGCACGCGACTGGACTGTCACGATCCTTGCTGCATTTCGACATGTTCAGGCCTTCACGCTCGACTCGGTTCCGCCGGCGATCGGCGAGGTCGCCGCGGGGGCCATCGCCCTGAACTTCGTGTCGCGGGACCTGCTGGAGGCGAGAGACCTCGACGACGCGATGCACAGGGTGTGCTCGCCGGGCGTCTCGATCGGGCACTGCTACAACCTGATGGGCGTCAGAGCCCGGCGCATCGTCACCGTCGAGACCGCCTCCCGGAACCGGTTCGCCGTCCACGAGACCGGCCCGGTGCCTTCCTTCCACGCGAACATGTACCGCCATCTCCAAGTGGAGCAGGTAGACATGATCAGTACAGCTCAACAAGCTCTTCACCTCAGTGAGCGATGAGTAAACTTCCATGTGTCGCGTGGATGGATATTTACGCAGGTGCAGGACGAGAACTCCATGAGCAGGGAGAGGAGAGCGGCGCAGTGCGCGATGGACTCCAAGGAGAAGGCGCTCGCGGTGCTCGGAGACACGGCCGACGACAAGTACCCGATCTTTATGACAGGTAATCTCAGTGCACGCCATTTTTCATGTATGTTGGGCACCCAAAAAATTAGGGGGTTTGCTACAAAAACACGACCTGTTTCACCGGTGACTACTTTTCAGGGCCAACGCTGTATACTCTATGCACCGTCTTGGTTGATCTCGACGAGGAGACGATGACCATTTACAGGGGAAATCCCAAGAACAGAGATGCCGTTCGAGTAGTTCTTCCTATGATGTGAACTTCTAATAACTAGATTGGCTTAGTCCTCGTCGCTGAGAAATTGGCCAGTATCCCTTATTGCTACAGTAGTATTATGATTGTAATTCAAAAGATTGGTTCAGATTTTTGGATGTTGTCACATAGTAGTATATAATTGAGCATAATCATTTTTGCTCTCCCGGAGGGGTATTGTCGTAAATTTGTTACCAGAAAAGCACGAGGCAAACTGAGATCTGCAACAGGCTGCTTCTGTTCATATGACGATGTATTCACTGTATGATTCCTCGCAACAATTATCACCTCTGTACTGTAGGAAGACCAAGTGCTGTGCTAGACTGA
Coding sequences within:
- the LOC123077810 gene encoding uncharacterized protein isoform X1 produces the protein MDAGELEVFDAGRCTDGYQLGLAVGQRFSETIRSRMQVDLFLQEQLLPFASTAAGKQLLAALQATNRERYPRYWDELVGMADGSGVPLLHVILVNLRKEIRPFIPKKDHERREEEDDDCSDILMVSESTAFAAHNEDANVALLGHTYVVKATSPDGASSFTAYTYAGELPTCAFGFNSNGVVRVLYAPLRPARRTRLDCHDPCCISTCSGLHARLGSAGDRRGRRGGHRPELRVAGPAGGERPRRRDAQGVLAGRLDRALLQPDGRQSPAHRHRRDRLPEPVRRPRDRPGAFLPREHVPPSPSGAGAGRELHEQGEESGAVRDGLQGEGARGARRHGRRQVPDLYDRANAVYSMHRLG
- the LOC123077810 gene encoding uncharacterized protein isoform X2, with protein sequence MDAGELEVFDAGRCTDGYQLGLAVGQRFSETIRSRMQVDLFLQEQLLPFASTAAGKQLLAALQATNRERYPRYWDELVGMADGSGVPLLHVILVNLRKEIRPFIPKKDHERREEEDDDCSDILMVSESTAFAAHNEDANVALLGHTYVVKATSPDGASSFTAYTYAGELPTCAFGFNSNGVAFTLDSVPPAIGEVAAGAIALNFVSRDLLEARDLDDAMHRVCSPGVSIGHCYNLMGVRARRIVTVETASRNRFAVHETGPVPSFHANMYRHLQVEQVQDENSMSRERRAAQCAMDSKEKALAVLGDTADDKYPIFMTGPTLYTLCTVLVDLDEETMTIYRGNPKNRDAVRVVLPMM